A single region of the Solwaraspora sp. WMMD406 genome encodes:
- the sufU gene encoding Fe-S cluster assembly sulfur transfer protein SufU: MELEQLYQEIILDHYKHPQGRGLREPYAGEAHHVNPTCGDEVTVRVALDADTHVGVSHDGQGCSISQASASVLYDLVDGRSVEEAFAVHGAFVELVSGRGTVEPDEDVLGDGVAFAGVARYPARVKCALLPWMAFKDAAARAGVGASPEVK; this comes from the coding sequence ATGGAGCTCGAGCAGCTGTACCAGGAGATCATCCTGGACCACTACAAGCACCCGCAGGGCCGTGGACTACGGGAGCCGTACGCGGGCGAGGCGCACCACGTCAACCCGACCTGCGGTGACGAGGTGACCGTCCGGGTGGCGTTGGACGCCGACACCCACGTCGGGGTGTCGCACGACGGCCAGGGCTGTTCGATCAGCCAGGCCTCGGCGAGCGTGCTCTACGACCTGGTCGACGGCCGGTCGGTCGAGGAGGCGTTCGCCGTGCACGGCGCCTTCGTCGAACTGGTGTCCGGTCGTGGCACGGTCGAACCGGACGAAGATGTGCTGGGCGACGGGGTGGCGTTCGCCGGTGTGGCGCGTTACCCGGCTCGGGTCAAGTGTGCGTTGCTGCCGTGGATGGCGTTCAAGGACGCGGCGGCGCGTGCCGGTGTGGGCGCGAGCCCGGAGGTGAAATGA
- a CDS encoding metal-sulfur cluster assembly factor — protein MSSDQTMTEATPDAAATGGGSAPETTANGGAPAGKPALADIEEAMKDVVDPELGINVVDLGLVYGVHVDDDNVATLDMTLTSAACPLTDVIEDQARQALTTGPGGGLVSDIRINWVWLPPWGPDKITDEGRDQLRALGFNV, from the coding sequence ATGAGTTCCGACCAGACCATGACCGAGGCGACGCCTGACGCGGCGGCCACCGGTGGCGGCAGCGCCCCGGAGACCACCGCGAACGGCGGGGCCCCGGCCGGCAAGCCCGCTCTCGCCGACATCGAGGAGGCGATGAAGGACGTCGTCGACCCGGAGCTCGGCATCAACGTGGTCGATCTCGGCTTGGTGTACGGCGTACACGTCGACGACGACAACGTGGCGACTCTGGACATGACGCTGACCAGCGCTGCTTGCCCGCTGACCGACGTGATCGAGGATCAGGCCCGGCAGGCGCTGACCACGGGTCCGGGCGGTGGGCTGGTGTCCGACATCCGGATCAACTGGGTGTGGTTGCCGCCATGGGGCCCGGACAAGATCACCGACGAGGGTCGGGACCAGCTGCGGGCCCTCGGCTTCAACGTGTGA
- a CDS encoding neutral zinc metallopeptidase: MKLNRNARIDTSQVRDQRGAGGGSGGVPLRIPIGGGGRGTLVGVVVALLITLVGGGFGLNALTGDGGGGETGGDAALEQRCAADDALTQLDCRNTLYVNSVQAYWRTALPEHFGRPYQPAETVFFERFVDTGCGSADSGVGPFYCPADRRVYLDLTFYQVLAERLGAGGEFAQPYVVAHEYGHHVQTLLGIADEVRRQQERDPGGANELSVLMELQADCFAGAWAHNATGTADASGQRIFTSVTERDIQEGLDTAAAIGDDAIARRAGNPVEPSQFTHGTSAQRQEWFGRGFTSGDPTSCDTFAGAR; this comes from the coding sequence TTGAAGCTCAATCGAAACGCGCGGATCGACACCAGTCAGGTGCGGGATCAACGAGGTGCCGGCGGCGGATCGGGCGGAGTCCCCCTTCGCATCCCGATCGGCGGCGGTGGTCGCGGCACGCTGGTCGGGGTGGTGGTGGCCCTCCTGATCACCCTCGTGGGTGGCGGATTCGGCCTCAACGCGCTGACGGGTGACGGCGGTGGCGGCGAAACCGGTGGCGACGCCGCGCTGGAACAACGGTGCGCGGCCGACGACGCGCTGACCCAGCTCGACTGCCGCAACACGCTGTACGTCAACTCGGTGCAGGCGTACTGGCGCACCGCCCTCCCGGAGCACTTCGGTAGGCCCTACCAGCCGGCGGAGACGGTCTTCTTCGAGCGGTTCGTCGACACCGGTTGCGGATCGGCCGACTCCGGGGTGGGGCCGTTTTACTGCCCCGCCGATCGACGGGTCTACCTCGATCTGACCTTCTACCAGGTGCTCGCCGAGCGGCTCGGCGCCGGCGGCGAGTTCGCCCAGCCGTACGTGGTCGCCCACGAGTACGGCCACCACGTCCAGACCCTGCTCGGTATCGCCGATGAGGTCCGCCGGCAGCAGGAACGTGACCCGGGCGGGGCCAACGAGCTGTCCGTGCTGATGGAGCTGCAGGCCGACTGCTTCGCCGGTGCCTGGGCCCACAACGCCACCGGAACAGCTGACGCCAGTGGGCAGCGCATCTTCACCAGTGTCACCGAACGCGACATCCAGGAAGGGCTGGACACCGCCGCGGCGATAGGCGACGACGCGATCGCCCGGCGAGCCGGCAACCCGGTGGAACCGTCCCAGTTCACCCATGGCACCTCTGCCCAACGCCAGGAGTGGTTCGGACGGGGCTTCACCAGTGGAGATCCGACCAGCTGCGACACGTTCGCCGGGGCCCGGTGA